The Blastomonas fulva genome contains a region encoding:
- a CDS encoding vWA domain-containing protein, whose amino-acid sequence MFFSFMDELRSAGISVSLKEHLVLLEALHSEVIGRTPEEFYYLSRATLVKDEGLLDRFDQVFAKVFKGLEMTFQGNDTAEIPEDWLKAVAEKFLSDEEMEKIKALGSWEEIMETLKKRLEEQEKRHQGGNKWIGTGGTSPFGNSGFNPEGVRIGGESKHKRAIKVWEKREFQNLDDTRQLGTRNIKVALRRLRRFAREGNADELDIDGTIDGTARQGWLDIRMRPERHNAVKLLLFLDVGGSMDPFIKLCEELFSAAKTEFKNLEFFYFHNCLYEGVWKDNRRRFTERTNTWDILHKFGHDYKVIFVGDASMSPYEISHPGGSVEHFNDEAGAVWMNRVVNTYPAAAWLNPVPENQWGYSQSVRMIKDLMKDRMYSLTLEGLDDAMRELVRKHGN is encoded by the coding sequence ATGTTCTTCTCGTTCATGGATGAATTGCGCAGCGCCGGGATATCGGTGTCGCTGAAGGAACATCTGGTCCTGCTCGAGGCGCTGCACAGCGAGGTGATAGGTCGCACCCCCGAGGAGTTCTATTACCTCTCGCGCGCCACGCTGGTGAAGGACGAAGGGCTGCTCGACCGGTTCGATCAGGTGTTCGCCAAGGTGTTCAAGGGCCTGGAAATGACCTTCCAGGGTAACGACACCGCCGAGATTCCCGAAGACTGGCTGAAGGCGGTCGCCGAGAAGTTCCTCTCTGACGAGGAGATGGAGAAGATCAAGGCGCTGGGGTCGTGGGAAGAGATTATGGAGACGCTCAAGAAGCGGCTCGAGGAACAGGAAAAGCGCCATCAGGGCGGCAACAAGTGGATCGGCACTGGCGGCACCAGCCCGTTCGGCAACTCCGGCTTCAACCCTGAAGGCGTGCGCATCGGCGGCGAGAGCAAGCACAAGCGCGCGATCAAGGTGTGGGAAAAGCGCGAGTTCCAGAATCTCGACGACACCCGGCAGCTGGGCACGCGCAACATCAAGGTCGCGCTGCGCCGCCTGCGCCGGTTCGCGCGTGAAGGCAACGCCGACGAGCTCGACATCGACGGCACCATCGATGGCACCGCGCGGCAGGGCTGGCTCGATATCCGCATGCGGCCCGAGCGGCACAATGCGGTCAAGCTGCTGCTGTTCCTCGATGTCGGCGGATCGATGGACCCGTTCATCAAGCTGTGCGAGGAACTGTTCTCGGCGGCCAAGACCGAATTCAAGAACCTTGAATTCTTCTACTTCCACAACTGCCTGTACGAAGGCGTGTGGAAGGACAACCGCCGTCGCTTCACCGAGCGCACCAACACCTGGGACATCCTGCACAAGTTCGGGCACGATTATAAGGTGATCTTCGTCGGCGATGCTTCGATGAGCCCCTACGAGATCAGCCATCCCGGCGGCTCGGTCGAGCACTTCAACGACGAGGCTGGCGCGGTGTGGATGAACCGTGTGGTCAACACCTATCCTGCTGCGGCCTGGCTCAACCCGGTGCCTGAGAACCAGTGGGGCTATTCGCAGTCGGTGCGGATGATCAAGGATTTGATGAAGGATCGGATGTATTCGCTGACGCTCGAGGGTCTGGACGATGCGATGCGCGAACTGGTGCGCAAGCACGGGAACTGA
- a CDS encoding methyl-accepting chemotaxis protein → MQEHRIIKPESDAIQQMAESCGDSVICSSQVGGIVETVRQRMALLGEKRSYLEQIARNLAQEQEQVVLATASARRTSQAAYSNLAESSQTMQVSAMELHDLIALIQGLGEDVKRFANAMADVVTASQTIDSIARSTNMLALNAAIEAERAGAAGATFAVVAAEVKKLAQDTRQATDKISGTMHSLGIEAGHFMAQVERGVAQSRSAQRHFETIDAAIQQAGEMVRDVASKADAIAESSNGVRSDTGELCDNLFVFMGDVAGCGDQLEDALHQTTELETISNVMFNQLVHTGLSHRDNPYVETATDTGIEICSIIESALVSGTLTEAQLFDRTYRPRGEPGLVRYDNDFNDFADRHIRPILDRFWGAGKTTFGAVMSNVDGYLPTHISERSHAPTGDRTHDAAHCRNRMIVLDRTTSEAIEHKNDAYYAAVYRFEPHPGEVRILRNIFVPLWIRGRYWGNFELAYIR, encoded by the coding sequence ATGCAGGAGCATCGCATCATCAAGCCTGAAAGCGATGCCATTCAGCAGATGGCCGAAAGCTGCGGCGATTCCGTGATCTGCTCGAGCCAGGTCGGCGGAATTGTCGAAACCGTGCGCCAGCGCATGGCGCTGCTGGGCGAGAAGCGGTCGTATCTCGAGCAGATCGCGCGCAACCTTGCGCAGGAGCAGGAGCAGGTTGTGCTCGCCACAGCCAGTGCGCGCCGGACGAGCCAGGCCGCCTACAGCAACCTGGCGGAAAGCTCTCAGACCATGCAGGTCTCTGCGATGGAGTTGCACGATCTGATCGCGCTGATCCAGGGACTGGGCGAGGACGTCAAGCGCTTCGCCAATGCGATGGCGGATGTCGTGACCGCCAGCCAGACCATCGATTCCATTGCCCGGTCCACCAACATGCTCGCGCTCAATGCCGCGATCGAGGCCGAGCGCGCCGGCGCTGCCGGGGCGACCTTTGCGGTAGTGGCTGCCGAGGTGAAGAAGCTGGCACAGGATACGCGCCAGGCCACCGACAAGATTTCCGGCACGATGCATTCCCTGGGCATCGAGGCGGGACATTTCATGGCGCAGGTCGAGCGCGGGGTCGCGCAGAGCCGCAGCGCGCAACGCCATTTCGAGACGATCGATGCCGCCATCCAGCAGGCGGGCGAGATGGTGCGTGATGTCGCGAGCAAGGCCGATGCCATCGCCGAATCGAGCAATGGCGTCCGCTCGGACACCGGCGAGCTTTGCGACAACCTGTTCGTGTTCATGGGCGATGTTGCCGGCTGCGGCGACCAGCTGGAAGACGCGCTGCACCAGACCACCGAGCTCGAGACGATTTCCAACGTCATGTTCAACCAGCTCGTCCACACCGGGCTGTCGCATCGCGACAATCCCTATGTCGAGACCGCAACCGACACCGGAATCGAGATATGCAGCATCATCGAATCCGCGCTTGTGAGCGGAACGTTGACCGAAGCCCAGCTGTTCGACCGGACCTACCGACCACGCGGCGAGCCGGGGCTGGTGCGCTATGACAACGACTTCAACGACTTCGCCGACAGGCACATCCGCCCGATCCTCGATCGCTTCTGGGGCGCGGGCAAGACCACCTTCGGGGCGGTGATGTCGAATGTGGACGGCTATCTGCCGACGCACATTTCTGAGCGCTCGCACGCGCCCACCGGCGACAGGACGCACGATGCCGCGCACTGCCGCAACCGGATGATCGTGCTCGACCGCACCACGAGCGAGGCGATCGAGCACAAGAACGATGCCTATTATGCCGCCGTCTATCGCTTCGAGCCGCATCCGGGCGAGGTCAGGATCCTGCGCAACATCTTCGTGCCGTTGTGGATCCGGGGCCGCTACTGGGGCAATTTCGAGCTCGCCTATATTCGCTGA
- a CDS encoding AAA family ATPase, which produces MRFEGTSEYVATDDLKVAVNAAVALRRPLLVKGEPGTGKTVLAHQIAQAAKAPLIEWNIKSTTKAQQGLYEYDAVARLRDGQLGDERVHDIGNYIKKGKLWEAFTAPELPVLLIDEIDKADIEFPNDLLQELDRMEFYVYETKELVKAKDRPIVVITSNNEKELPDAFLRRCFFHYIKFPDRETMQAIIDVHFPGIQKILVQKALEIFYDVREVPGLKKKPSTSELLDWLKLLLHEDMPLEVLQSRDPSKAIPPLHGALLKNEQDVMLFERLAFMSRRNS; this is translated from the coding sequence ATGCGCTTTGAAGGCACCAGCGAATATGTTGCAACCGACGATTTGAAGGTGGCGGTCAATGCCGCCGTCGCACTGCGTCGGCCCCTGCTGGTGAAGGGCGAGCCGGGCACCGGCAAGACCGTGCTGGCGCACCAGATCGCGCAGGCCGCGAAGGCACCGCTGATCGAATGGAACATCAAATCGACCACAAAGGCGCAGCAGGGCCTGTACGAATATGACGCCGTGGCGCGTCTGCGCGACGGCCAGCTCGGCGACGAGCGCGTCCACGACATCGGCAACTACATCAAGAAGGGCAAATTGTGGGAAGCGTTCACCGCACCCGAACTGCCCGTGCTGCTGATCGACGAGATCGACAAGGCCGATATCGAATTCCCCAACGATCTGTTGCAGGAACTCGATCGCATGGAATTCTACGTCTACGAGACCAAAGAGCTGGTGAAGGCCAAGGATCGCCCGATCGTGGTCATCACCTCGAACAACGAGAAGGAACTGCCCGACGCGTTCCTGCGCCGCTGCTTCTTCCACTATATCAAGTTTCCCGATCGCGAGACGATGCAGGCTATCATCGATGTGCACTTCCCCGGCATCCAGAAGATCCTGGTACAGAAGGCGCTCGAGATCTTCTACGACGTGCGCGAAGTGCCCGGCCTCAAGAAGAAGCCCTCGACCAGCGAACTGCTCGACTGGCTGAAGCTGCTGCTGCACGAGGACATGCCGCTCGAAGTGCTTCAGTCGCGCGACCCCAGCAAGGCAATCCCGCCGCTGCACGGTGCGCTGCTCAAGAACGAGCAGGACGTGATGCTGTTCGAACGCCTCGCCTTCATGTCGCGCCGCAACAGCTGA
- a CDS encoding DUF6975 family protein, with protein MSFVQPGAFDRAQPDAAPLRSLDAALAQGTSAAHGFVGVLLDKASPVRAIDLADAAHYLCLLHGRYPGLIDYAATRTADPHIGKWLAHACEAFVGERALLTRLTVAAGPITSTPGQDRCTPAIINLRGALNALSQSDRQGCAIGAAFALVLDWITVREVLDLIGARTGLDVRLSSLPSSADTRQLAAELSTDRMIGRAIGFGASQMLQQHRQFWDMLGERAELRRAQDGI; from the coding sequence GTGTCGTTTGTTCAGCCCGGAGCCTTTGACCGCGCCCAACCGGATGCAGCGCCACTGCGCTCGCTGGATGCCGCGCTGGCGCAGGGCACCAGCGCTGCGCACGGCTTTGTCGGTGTCCTGCTCGACAAGGCCAGCCCGGTGCGCGCAATCGACCTTGCCGATGCCGCGCATTATCTGTGCCTGCTGCATGGCCGCTATCCCGGTCTGATCGACTATGCCGCGACCCGCACCGCAGACCCGCATATCGGCAAATGGCTGGCCCATGCATGCGAGGCATTCGTCGGCGAGCGCGCGCTGCTCACCCGGCTGACTGTTGCCGCAGGGCCGATCACAAGCACTCCCGGCCAGGACCGGTGCACCCCAGCGATCATCAACCTGCGCGGGGCGCTCAACGCGCTGTCGCAGTCTGACCGCCAGGGCTGTGCGATCGGCGCCGCCTTTGCGCTGGTGCTGGACTGGATCACGGTGCGCGAGGTGCTCGATCTCATCGGCGCGCGCACCGGGCTCGATGTCCGCCTCTCCTCGCTCCCTTCATCGGCCGACACACGCCAGCTCGCGGCCGAACTGAGCACCGACAGAATGATCGGACGCGCGATCGGCTTCGGCGCGTCGCAGATGCTCCAGCAGCACCGCCAGTTCTGGGATATGCTGGGCGAACGCGCAGAGCTTCGCCGTGCGCAGGACGGCATCTAG
- the aroB gene encoding 3-dehydroquinate synthase, which translates to MARLNIALGQRSYDIDVEAGALDDVATHIAPWAKRGRSLWVTDSTVARHHWPRIAAQLESAGIAAELHVVPAGEASKSWAELARLTDWLLGAGIERSDTIFALGGGMIGDLTGFAASIVKRGCDFVQVPTTLLAQVDSSVGGKTAINTAAGKNLVGAFHQPRFVLIDPQVLATLPPREMRAGYAEVVKYGLIDDAPFFDWCEAHGADVLAGEPQVLDHAIVTSVAAKARIVGEDERETKDRRALLNLGHTFGHALEADTGFGERLLHGEAVGVGMVLALRYSARRGLCDLADAERVAAHFGACAMPVTLHDAGVTADGAALVDHMRHDKKMAGGTLPFLLARGIGQTFVCHDVDLADVAQFLDEQHRQAR; encoded by the coding sequence ATGGCACGGCTGAATATCGCGCTGGGCCAGCGCAGCTACGATATTGACGTTGAGGCAGGGGCGCTGGACGACGTGGCAACGCATATCGCTCCCTGGGCAAAGCGCGGCCGCAGCCTGTGGGTCACCGACAGCACAGTGGCCCGGCACCACTGGCCCCGCATCGCCGCGCAGCTCGAGTCCGCAGGCATCGCAGCGGAACTGCATGTCGTACCCGCTGGCGAGGCAAGCAAGAGCTGGGCCGAGCTGGCGCGGCTGACCGACTGGCTTCTCGGCGCAGGCATCGAGCGAAGCGATACCATCTTCGCGCTGGGCGGCGGGATGATCGGCGATCTCACCGGCTTTGCCGCATCGATCGTCAAGCGCGGCTGCGACTTCGTCCAGGTGCCGACCACCCTGCTGGCACAGGTCGACAGCTCGGTCGGCGGCAAGACCGCGATCAACACCGCAGCGGGCAAGAACCTCGTCGGCGCGTTCCACCAGCCGCGATTCGTGCTGATCGATCCGCAGGTGCTCGCCACGCTGCCCCCGCGCGAAATGCGCGCAGGCTATGCCGAAGTGGTCAAATACGGCCTGATCGACGATGCGCCCTTCTTCGACTGGTGCGAGGCGCACGGCGCCGATGTGCTGGCAGGTGAACCGCAGGTGCTTGATCACGCCATCGTCACCAGCGTCGCCGCCAAGGCGCGGATCGTGGGCGAGGACGAGCGCGAGACGAAGGACCGCCGCGCGCTGCTCAACCTCGGCCATACCTTTGGCCACGCGCTGGAAGCCGACACCGGCTTTGGCGAGAGGCTGTTGCACGGCGAGGCGGTGGGTGTCGGAATGGTGCTGGCGCTGCGCTATTCGGCACGGCGCGGGCTGTGCGACCTTGCGGACGCAGAACGCGTCGCCGCGCATTTCGGCGCCTGCGCGATGCCCGTCACGCTGCACGATGCCGGCGTCACCGCCGATGGCGCGGCGCTGGTCGATCATATGCGGCATGACAAGAAGATGGCGGGCGGCACCCTGCCCTTCCTGCTCGCGCGCGGGATCGGGCAGACGTTCGTGTGCCATGATGTCGATCTGGCCGATGTCGCGCAGTTTCTCGACGAACAGCATCGCCAGGCGCGATAA
- a CDS encoding shikimate kinase: MQWLDRPLVLVGLMGVGKSTVGKRLATDLGIDFVDADEEIETAAQMTISEIFERFGEPYFRDGERRVISRLIDGVPRVIATGGGAFMNDQTRALILQGAIAIWLDADLATLVERVSRRNTRPLLKNGNPGEVLAKLAEVRNPVYAQAQIHVRSKDGPHHRTVLTILEALARWHG, from the coding sequence ATGCAATGGCTGGACCGGCCGTTGGTGCTGGTCGGGCTGATGGGCGTCGGCAAGTCCACCGTCGGCAAGAGGCTGGCCACCGATCTGGGGATCGACTTCGTCGATGCCGATGAAGAGATCGAAACTGCGGCGCAGATGACCATCTCGGAAATCTTCGAGCGTTTCGGTGAGCCCTATTTCCGTGATGGCGAGCGCCGGGTGATCTCGCGGCTGATCGATGGCGTGCCGCGCGTTATCGCCACCGGGGGCGGCGCGTTCATGAACGACCAGACCCGCGCGCTGATCCTGCAGGGCGCGATCGCGATCTGGCTGGATGCCGACCTTGCTACGCTGGTCGAGCGCGTCAGCCGCCGCAACACCCGTCCGCTGCTCAAGAACGGCAATCCGGGCGAAGTCCTGGCCAAGCTCGCCGAGGTCCGCAATCCGGTCTATGCGCAGGCGCAGATCCATGTGCGGAGCAAGGATGGCCCGCACCACCGCACCGTTCTCACTATTCTGGAGGCACTTGCCCGATGGCACGGCTGA
- a CDS encoding tyrosine recombinase, whose amino-acid sequence MAGDDARLIDRFLEMMAAERGAAANTLAAYRRDLEQASDVLAGALVQAGEAGLARLDHHWRDLASSTVARKSSALRGFFAFLQDEGLAEASAGNASTAIARPKVQRPLPKILSHDDIARLFTLAEERAAAPEARPSDLRLLALIELLYGSGLRASELVSLPRAAASIGRPLLAITGKGDKQRLVPISGRARDALARWLAVSTVETRWLFPSRTGHISRIRLFQLIKDFAASAGIDPARVSPHVLRHAFATHLLEGGADLRTLQTFLGHADIATTQIYTHVDSKRLVELVNRRHPLAQMNLADRQRRG is encoded by the coding sequence ATGGCAGGCGACGACGCCCGTCTGATCGACCGCTTTCTGGAAATGATGGCCGCAGAGCGCGGCGCGGCCGCGAACACGCTCGCCGCGTATCGCCGCGACCTCGAACAGGCGTCCGATGTGCTGGCAGGTGCGCTGGTGCAGGCGGGGGAGGCGGGGTTGGCCCGTCTGGACCATCACTGGCGCGATCTTGCCTCGAGCACCGTCGCGCGCAAATCCTCTGCGCTGCGTGGCTTTTTCGCCTTTCTGCAGGATGAGGGGCTGGCGGAGGCCAGTGCGGGCAACGCATCCACGGCGATTGCTCGCCCGAAAGTGCAAAGACCGCTGCCCAAGATCCTGAGTCACGACGATATTGCCCGGCTGTTCACGCTGGCAGAAGAGCGCGCGGCGGCGCCAGAGGCAAGGCCATCGGACCTGCGGCTGCTCGCGCTGATCGAGCTGCTCTATGGATCGGGTTTGCGCGCCAGCGAGTTGGTCAGCCTGCCGCGTGCGGCGGCCAGCATCGGGCGACCGTTGCTGGCAATCACCGGCAAGGGCGACAAGCAGCGGCTGGTGCCGATCTCGGGCCGCGCGCGCGATGCGCTTGCGCGCTGGCTGGCAGTGAGCACGGTCGAGACGCGCTGGCTGTTCCCCTCGCGCACCGGGCATATCAGCCGCATCCGCTTGTTCCAGCTGATCAAGGACTTCGCCGCCAGCGCGGGGATCGATCCGGCACGGGTGAGCCCGCATGTGCTGCGCCACGCCTTTGCCACGCATCTGCTCGAAGGCGGCGCGGATCTGCGCACCTTGCAGACCTTTCTGGGCCATGCCGATATCGCGACCACCCAGATTTACACCCATGTCGACAGCAAAAGGCTGGTCGAGCTGGTCAATCGTCGCCACCCGCTTGCGCAGATGAACCTTGCCGACAGGCAGCGGCGTGGCTAG
- a CDS encoding acetyl-CoA carboxylase carboxyltransferase subunit alpha, with the protein MTSYLEFEKPIAALDARIAELRETADTGEIDIDSEIERLAAKSRKLLASTYAGLTPWQKTLVARHPARPHFKHYVAGMFDEFLPLAGDRAFGDDKAIMGGFARMGEQRLVVIGHEKGDTTESRIRHNFGMGKPEGYRKAIRLMDLADRFGLPVVTLVDTSGAFPGVQAEERGQAEAIARSTERCLSLGVPMVSAIVGEGGSGGAVALASAERVLMFEHAVYSVISPEGCASILWRTADRAADAAEAMQVTAADLKRLNVIDRIVKEPVGGAHRDSAQAIQELAKAVREELETLKKLSPLELRAAREARFLAIGAL; encoded by the coding sequence ATGACAAGCTATCTGGAATTCGAAAAGCCGATCGCCGCGCTTGATGCGCGCATCGCCGAATTGCGCGAAACCGCCGACACCGGCGAGATCGATATCGACAGCGAGATTGAGCGGCTCGCGGCCAAGTCGCGCAAGCTGCTGGCCTCGACCTATGCCGGGCTGACCCCCTGGCAGAAGACGCTCGTTGCCCGGCATCCCGCGCGCCCGCATTTCAAGCATTATGTCGCAGGGATGTTCGACGAGTTTCTGCCGCTGGCAGGCGACCGAGCCTTTGGCGACGACAAGGCAATCATGGGCGGCTTTGCGCGCATGGGCGAACAACGCCTGGTGGTCATCGGGCACGAAAAGGGCGACACCACCGAAAGCCGCATCCGCCACAATTTCGGCATGGGCAAACCCGAAGGCTATCGCAAGGCGATCCGCCTGATGGACCTGGCAGACCGGTTCGGGCTTCCCGTGGTTACATTGGTCGACACCTCGGGCGCGTTTCCCGGCGTGCAGGCCGAGGAGCGCGGTCAGGCCGAGGCGATTGCCCGCTCGACCGAGCGCTGCCTTTCGCTGGGCGTGCCGATGGTCTCAGCGATCGTCGGCGAAGGCGGATCGGGCGGCGCGGTGGCGCTTGCTTCGGCCGAGCGCGTGCTGATGTTCGAACATGCGGTCTATTCGGTGATCTCGCCCGAAGGCTGCGCCTCTATCCTGTGGCGGACCGCAGACCGTGCGGCAGATGCTGCCGAAGCGATGCAGGTGACCGCAGCCGATCTCAAGCGGCTCAACGTCATCGACCGGATCGTCAAGGAACCCGTGGGTGGCGCGCATCGTGATTCGGCGCAGGCGATCCAGGAACTGGCCAAGGCAGTCCGCGAGGAACTGGAAACGCTCAAGAAGCTGAGCCCGCTCGAGCTGCGCGCGGCGCGCGAAGCCCGCTTCCTGGCAATCGGCGCA